A window of the Polaribacter batillariae genome harbors these coding sequences:
- the glmM gene encoding phosphoglucosamine mutase → MTLIKSISGIRGTIGGKTADNLTPIDAVKFASAYGAFIKARNHHKKDIKVVIGRDARISGKMISSLVANTLVGLGIDVVDLGLSTTPTVEVAVPMENADGGIILTASHNPKQWNALKLLNEKGEFLNGTEGEKILELAENEDFEFAEVDDLGNYSKDSSYLQKHIQAVLDLELVDVEAIKKAKFKVVVDGVNSTGGIFIPALLKHLGVECVELYCTPNGQFPHNPEPLKEHLTDVSELVVKEKADFGIVVDPDVDRLALICEDGSMFGEEYTLVACADYVLGKLGGGNTVSNLSSSRALRDITEKHGGTYTASAVGEVNVVIKMKETNTVIGGEGNGGIIYPASHYGRDSLVGVALFLSHLATQKMSCKELRDSYPSYFMSKNKIQLTPEINVDKILETMASKYANEDVNTIDGVKIDFAEKWIHLRKSNTEPIIRIYTEAKSQQAADDLAVRFIDEIKKIIA, encoded by the coding sequence ATGACATTAATCAAATCAATTTCAGGAATTAGAGGAACCATTGGTGGTAAAACAGCCGATAATCTTACTCCAATAGACGCGGTAAAATTTGCATCTGCTTACGGGGCATTTATAAAAGCAAGAAACCATCATAAAAAAGACATTAAAGTGGTTATTGGAAGAGATGCACGTATTTCTGGAAAAATGATTTCGAGTTTGGTAGCCAATACTTTAGTTGGTTTAGGAATAGATGTTGTAGATTTGGGTTTGTCAACCACACCAACTGTAGAAGTTGCAGTTCCTATGGAAAATGCAGACGGAGGAATTATTTTAACAGCATCTCACAATCCAAAACAATGGAATGCTTTAAAATTATTGAATGAAAAAGGAGAATTTTTAAATGGAACTGAAGGTGAGAAAATTTTAGAGTTAGCAGAAAATGAAGATTTTGAATTTGCAGAAGTAGATGATTTAGGAAATTACTCTAAAGACAGTTCTTATTTACAAAAACACATTCAAGCTGTTTTAGATTTAGAATTGGTTGATGTAGAAGCCATTAAAAAAGCAAAATTTAAAGTAGTTGTAGATGGTGTAAATTCTACAGGAGGAATCTTTATTCCTGCATTATTAAAACATTTAGGTGTAGAATGTGTAGAACTGTATTGTACACCCAATGGACAATTTCCACACAATCCAGAACCTTTAAAAGAGCACTTAACAGATGTTTCTGAATTAGTTGTGAAAGAAAAAGCAGATTTCGGAATTGTAGTAGATCCAGATGTAGATCGTTTGGCTTTAATTTGCGAAGATGGTTCTATGTTTGGCGAAGAATACACGCTAGTTGCTTGTGCAGATTATGTTTTAGGGAAATTAGGTGGTGGAAATACAGTTTCTAACCTATCATCATCAAGAGCATTAAGAGATATTACAGAAAAACACGGAGGCACGTACACAGCATCTGCAGTTGGAGAAGTAAACGTAGTTATTAAAATGAAAGAAACCAACACTGTAATTGGTGGCGAAGGAAATGGAGGAATTATTTATCCTGCTTCGCATTATGGTAGAGATTCTTTGGTAGGTGTCGCATTATTTTTATCGCATTTAGCAACCCAAAAAATGTCTTGTAAAGAATTAAGAGATTCTTATCCAAGTTATTTTATGAGCAAAAATAAAATCCAGTTAACACCAGAAATTAATGTTGATAAGATTTTAGAAACCATGGCTTCTAAATATGCAAACGAAGATGTAAACACCATAGATGGTGTAAAAATAGACTTTGCAGAAAAATGGATTCACTTAAGAAAATCGAATACAGAGCCAATTATTAGAATCTATACAGAAGCAAAATCGCAACAAGCTGCAGACGATTTAGCGGTTCGTTTTATCGATGAAATTAAAAAAATTATAGCTTAG
- a CDS encoding type B 50S ribosomal protein L31 yields the protein MKKGIHPENYRMVAFKDMSNDDVFLTRSTVDTKETIEVDGVEYPLVKLEISRTSHPFYTGKSKLIDAAGRIDKFKNKYKKFKKD from the coding sequence ATGAAAAAAGGAATTCATCCAGAGAATTATAGAATGGTAGCATTTAAAGACATGTCTAATGACGATGTATTTTTAACACGCTCTACAGTTGACACGAAAGAAACGATAGAAGTTGATGGTGTTGAGTATCCTTTAGTAAAATTAGAGATTTCTAGAACTTCTCACCCATTTTACACTGGTAAATCTAAATTAATTGATGCTGCAGGACGTATTGATAAATTTAAAAACAAATACAAAAAATTTAAAAAAGACTAA
- a CDS encoding rhomboid family intramembrane serine protease has protein sequence MIESINSAVLFIIIANVLVSMKGFNDYSFLDTYKFQVSRILSGEKVRMFTSGFLHVDWMHLAFNMYALYLFGGIVSGVLKTPNFLIIYFGSLLTGSLYSLLYHKKEPYYSAVGASGAVSGVIYSSILLYPDMSLYLFFIPIPIPGYIFGIAYLLYSIYGMKKNLGNVGHAAHLGGAMGGFAITLILVPSLISTNTLMVILLAVPIVLLLIFGDKLKS, from the coding sequence ATGATAGAAAGTATAAATAGCGCCGTTTTATTTATTATTATTGCCAATGTTTTGGTTTCGATGAAAGGTTTTAACGATTATTCTTTTTTAGACACCTATAAATTTCAAGTTAGTAGAATTTTATCTGGAGAAAAAGTAAGAATGTTTACCTCTGGCTTTTTACATGTAGATTGGATGCATTTAGCATTTAACATGTATGCATTGTATTTATTTGGAGGAATTGTTTCTGGAGTGTTAAAAACGCCTAATTTTTTAATAATTTACTTCGGTAGTTTGTTAACAGGAAGTTTGTATTCTTTACTTTATCACAAAAAAGAGCCTTATTATAGTGCGGTTGGAGCTTCTGGAGCGGTTTCTGGAGTTATATATTCTTCTATATTATTGTATCCAGACATGAGTTTATATTTATTTTTTATTCCAATACCAATTCCAGGATACATTTTCGGAATTGCCTATTTACTATATTCTATTTATGGAATGAAAAAAAATCTAGGAAATGTTGGTCATGCAGCGCATTTAGGTGGGGCAATGGGTGGTTTTGCTATTACATTAATTCTAGTTCCATCATTAATTTCTACGAATACATTAATGGTTATTTTATTAGCTGTTCCTATTGTATTGTTATTAATTTTTGGAGATAAATTAAAATCATAA
- a CDS encoding RNA polymerase sigma factor, with translation MNNHFSNTISLIKSLKNGESEAYRFLVKNYHHQLCVYGFSLTNDSSLAEDIVQNVFMKIWRNRQKLKEDFVLRNYLYKSVYNEFIDLYRKQKKVLMLEKIHIDALNLIVEENEEKNLEKLIGLVKTEIEKLPPKCKQIFLLSKKEGLTNIEIAEYLNLSIKSVEAHITKAFSALRKSLGDKVKTILFLMFKKRKEVHAVFSNH, from the coding sequence ATGAACAATCATTTTTCTAATACGATTTCTCTTATAAAGTCTCTAAAAAATGGAGAATCTGAAGCCTATCGTTTTTTAGTAAAAAATTATCACCATCAACTTTGTGTTTATGGATTTAGTTTAACAAATGATAGTAGCTTGGCAGAAGACATTGTGCAAAATGTTTTTATGAAGATTTGGAGAAATCGCCAAAAATTAAAAGAAGATTTTGTTTTAAGAAATTATTTATACAAGTCTGTTTATAATGAATTTATAGACCTATATCGAAAACAGAAAAAAGTTTTAATGCTCGAAAAAATTCATATTGATGCACTAAATCTTATTGTTGAAGAGAATGAAGAAAAGAATTTAGAGAAATTAATTGGCCTTGTAAAAACAGAAATTGAAAAACTACCTCCAAAATGCAAGCAAATTTTTTTACTGAGTAAGAAAGAGGGACTTACAAATATCGAAATTGCAGAATATTTAAATCTTTCTATAAAATCTGTAGAAGCCCATATTACGAAAGCATTTTCTGCATTAAGAAAAAGCCTTGGAGACAAAGTAAAAACGATTTTGTTTTTAATGTTTAAGAAACGAAAAGAGGTGCATGCCGTTTTTTCGAATCACTAA
- a CDS encoding FecR family protein — MISNKVQNIIIKYLNKQASASELNALEEWLKEPSNIKEFNAYVKVNYLSDFNTKEFDAIASEKKILHFIAKDKKRLRLKKVTNFLKYAATIAIFVSLAYFYQQNNSKNKKEVALPSEKITLQTSNGKFTVLEEDGNFKIQDKEGNVIGSQKGDELVYEKKSEAKELIYNTLKVPYGKRFAIVLSDGTKVNLNAGTSFKYPVNFIEGKERQVFIESGEAYFDVTKDPKHPFIVNNRNMNVRVLGTQFNISSYPEDANITTVLVEGAVSLYNAKNNYNANNTTLLKPGFKANWNKKDSNIKVQKADIEIYTAWINGKILLKHMPFKSIIKKLERHYNVEIINNNKKLDNDFITATFETETIQEVFEVINEVHPINYTIEKNKIIIN, encoded by the coding sequence ATGATTTCGAATAAAGTGCAAAATATAATTATAAAATACCTAAACAAACAGGCTTCTGCATCAGAATTAAACGCCTTAGAAGAGTGGTTGAAAGAACCTTCGAACATCAAGGAATTTAATGCGTATGTAAAAGTAAATTATCTCTCAGATTTCAACACGAAAGAATTCGATGCTATTGCTTCAGAAAAAAAAATACTTCATTTTATTGCCAAAGATAAAAAGAGATTACGGCTTAAAAAAGTTACCAATTTTCTTAAATATGCGGCTACAATAGCCATATTTGTTTCTCTTGCTTATTTCTATCAGCAAAATAATTCTAAAAATAAAAAAGAAGTTGCACTTCCTTCGGAAAAAATTACATTACAAACGAGTAATGGAAAATTTACTGTTTTAGAAGAAGATGGAAACTTTAAAATACAGGATAAAGAAGGAAATGTTATAGGAAGCCAAAAAGGAGACGAATTGGTGTACGAGAAAAAGAGTGAAGCGAAAGAGCTTATTTACAACACTTTAAAAGTACCTTATGGAAAACGGTTTGCCATTGTTTTGTCTGACGGAACAAAGGTAAATTTAAATGCAGGTACTTCTTTTAAATATCCTGTAAATTTTATAGAAGGAAAAGAAAGACAGGTTTTTATTGAAAGTGGAGAAGCTTATTTCGATGTTACAAAAGACCCTAAACACCCATTTATCGTAAATAATAGGAATATGAATGTACGTGTTTTAGGAACACAATTTAACATTAGTTCGTATCCAGAAGACGCAAATATTACTACAGTATTGGTTGAAGGTGCTGTAAGTTTGTACAATGCTAAAAATAATTACAATGCAAACAATACCACTTTGCTAAAACCTGGTTTTAAAGCAAATTGGAATAAAAAAGATTCAAATATAAAGGTTCAAAAAGCAGATATCGAGATTTATACGGCTTGGATTAACGGAAAAATACTTTTAAAACATATGCCTTTTAAAAGTATTATTAAAAAATTAGAAAGACATTACAATGTTGAAATTATAAACAATAATAAAAAATTAGATAACGATTTTATTACTGCAACTTTCGAAACAGAAACTATTCAAGAAGTTTTTGAGGTAATAAATGAAGTGCATCCAATAAACTATACAATAGAAAAAAATAAAATAATAATTAACTAA
- a CDS encoding glutaminyl-peptide cyclotransferase: MKKFSILIAFVSILLIAISCNDGYKFSIEKPAKTVLNESVTIKMVEKNGKPVDKIQFYVNGKEIASEGNTATINTTNLGVGKHSVAALAFFDGKTKKKNSFIEVFANKKPAIYDYKIVNTYPHDTKAYTQGLEYYNGFLYETTGRRGESTLRKVDIKTGKVLQKIDLDKKYFGEGMTIVNHKIIWLTWQNKKGFVYDLETFKQEKEFAYNKSKEGWGLTQDENNLIKSDGTNKIWFLDKETFKEKHSIQVYTHDRALESLNELELINGKIYGNIYQKSAIAIINPKTGIVEGLADLRSLEKEMAKTQKLVANDEVLNGIAYDKENNRLFVTGKYWGKLFEIELIKK, encoded by the coding sequence ATGAAGAAATTTTCTATTTTAATAGCCTTTGTATCTATTTTATTAATTGCCATATCTTGTAACGATGGTTATAAATTTTCGATTGAAAAACCCGCAAAAACTGTTTTAAATGAATCTGTAACCATTAAAATGGTAGAGAAAAATGGCAAACCTGTAGATAAAATTCAGTTTTATGTAAACGGAAAAGAAATTGCTAGCGAAGGCAATACTGCAACAATAAATACCACAAATTTAGGGGTTGGTAAACACAGTGTGGCTGCTTTGGCTTTTTTTGACGGAAAAACAAAAAAGAAAAATAGTTTTATTGAAGTTTTTGCCAATAAAAAACCAGCCATTTACGATTATAAAATTGTAAACACCTACCCACATGACACAAAAGCATATACGCAAGGCTTAGAATATTACAATGGTTTTTTATACGAAACCACTGGACGAAGAGGAGAATCTACTTTAAGAAAAGTAGATATTAAAACTGGTAAAGTGCTTCAAAAAATAGATTTAGATAAAAAATATTTTGGAGAAGGAATGACCATCGTTAACCATAAAATTATTTGGTTAACTTGGCAAAACAAAAAGGGTTTTGTGTACGATTTAGAAACTTTTAAACAAGAAAAAGAATTTGCCTATAATAAAAGTAAAGAAGGTTGGGGTTTAACACAAGATGAAAATAATTTGATAAAATCTGATGGTACAAACAAAATTTGGTTTTTAGACAAAGAAACTTTTAAAGAAAAGCATTCGATACAAGTTTATACACACGATAGAGCTTTAGAAAGTTTAAATGAATTGGAATTAATTAACGGAAAAATTTACGGTAATATTTATCAAAAAAGTGCCATCGCAATTATAAACCCAAAAACAGGTATTGTAGAAGGTTTGGCAGATTTAAGATCTTTAGAAAAAGAAATGGCAAAAACACAAAAATTAGTTGCTAACGACGAAGTTTTAAACGGAATTGCTTACGACAAAGAAAACAACAGGCTTTTTGTAACTGGAAAGTATTGGGGAAAATTATTTGAAATAGAATTAATTAAAAAGTAA
- a CDS encoding SprT-like domain-containing protein produces the protein MPLRGLGWANFVPAKAIPFVEFLINEHNFTLKIVNQRATKHGDFRQLPDGSFQITVNNNLNKHQFLLTLIHEIAHHVTHQKFGRVQPHGQEWKAIFQHLMLPFLNPEIYPKEILPYLANYLKNPKASTDADVNLSLALKGNIAETGKSFIFEIPYGSLFVFKNTIYKRGNKRRTRFECLNMSNKKVYLFNQNVEITVYEK, from the coding sequence TTGCCTTTGCGAGGATTAGGGTGGGCTAATTTTGTTCCTGCTAAAGCCATTCCGTTTGTAGAGTTTTTAATAAACGAGCACAATTTTACACTTAAAATTGTAAATCAACGTGCTACAAAACATGGAGATTTTAGACAATTGCCTGATGGAAGTTTTCAAATTACGGTAAATAACAACCTCAACAAACATCAATTTTTACTAACGTTAATACATGAAATTGCACATCATGTAACGCATCAAAAATTTGGACGAGTTCAACCTCATGGACAAGAATGGAAAGCTATTTTTCAGCATTTAATGTTGCCGTTTTTAAATCCTGAAATTTATCCAAAAGAAATATTGCCTTACCTTGCCAACTATTTAAAGAATCCGAAAGCGAGTACAGACGCAGATGTTAATTTATCGTTAGCTTTAAAAGGAAATATTGCTGAAACAGGAAAGAGTTTTATCTTTGAAATTCCTTATGGAAGCTTATTTGTCTTTAAAAATACCATCTACAAAAGAGGCAATAAGCGTAGAACAAGATTCGAATGTTTGAATATGAGCAATAAAAAGGTTTATTTATTCAACCAAAATGTAGAGATAACAGTGTATGAAAAATAA
- a CDS encoding aminotransferase class V-fold PLP-dependent enzyme: MDLEKYFSQFRKNIVGINQKFTSPYGEQNLIYTDWTASGRLYLPLEEKMLHKFGPFVANTHTETSTSGAAMTLAYHEARKIIKKHVNANENDVLITSGSGMTGVVNKFQRILGLKVSENLKDHTHIPEEIKPIVFVSHMEHHSNQTSWLETIADVEVVPCNDEGLVCLESFEKCIKKHEHRNIKIASITSCSNVTGIKTEYHKVAKLIHSYNGLCFVDFACCAPYVNINMHPEAEDEYLDAIFFSPHKFLGGPGTSGVLVFNKKLYKNTIPDNPGGGTVSYTNPWGQHDYFDDVETREDGGTPAFLQTIRIALAIQLKEEMGVENIKKREDEINKVIFKTLEDLKGVKILAPNHKERLSIFSFYFEKYHFNLVVKLLNDRFGIQTRGGCSCAGTYGHFLLNVDQETSNRIKDQILHGCNTEKPGWVRLSVHPTITNKELEYICNSLKELSKNIENWSKDYEYHPIKNDYAHKTVAAIEHQLVNDWFYKD; the protein is encoded by the coding sequence ATGGATTTAGAAAAGTATTTTAGTCAGTTTAGAAAAAACATTGTAGGCATCAATCAAAAATTTACTTCTCCTTATGGAGAACAAAATTTAATTTATACCGATTGGACTGCCAGTGGAAGGCTGTACTTGCCATTAGAAGAAAAAATGCTTCATAAATTCGGACCTTTTGTAGCGAATACACATACAGAAACTTCTACTTCTGGAGCGGCAATGACGTTGGCATATCACGAAGCTAGAAAAATTATAAAAAAACATGTAAATGCGAATGAAAACGATGTTTTAATAACATCGGGTTCTGGTATGACAGGAGTTGTAAATAAATTTCAACGTATTTTAGGTTTAAAAGTTTCAGAAAATTTAAAAGACCATACCCATATTCCAGAAGAAATAAAACCCATTGTTTTTGTATCTCATATGGAACACCACTCTAACCAAACTTCTTGGTTAGAAACCATTGCAGATGTAGAAGTTGTACCTTGTAATGACGAAGGTTTAGTGTGTTTAGAAAGTTTCGAAAAGTGTATTAAAAAACATGAACATCGTAACATAAAAATAGCTTCAATTACTTCTTGTTCTAATGTTACTGGTATTAAAACGGAATATCATAAAGTAGCAAAACTAATACACAGTTATAATGGTTTGTGTTTTGTAGATTTTGCTTGTTGTGCACCTTATGTAAATATAAATATGCATCCTGAGGCAGAAGACGAATATTTAGACGCTATTTTCTTTTCTCCTCATAAATTTTTAGGAGGTCCAGGCACTTCTGGAGTTTTAGTTTTTAATAAAAAGTTATACAAAAATACCATTCCAGATAATCCTGGAGGAGGAACCGTAAGTTACACAAATCCTTGGGGGCAACATGATTATTTTGATGATGTAGAAACCAGAGAAGATGGAGGAACCCCTGCATTTTTACAAACAATTAGAATTGCTTTGGCGATTCAATTGAAAGAAGAAATGGGCGTTGAAAACATTAAGAAAAGAGAAGATGAAATTAATAAAGTTATTTTTAAAACTTTAGAAGATTTAAAAGGAGTTAAAATTTTAGCACCCAATCATAAAGAAAGGTTAAGCATTTTTTCTTTCTATTTTGAAAAATATCATTTTAATTTAGTAGTAAAATTACTAAACGATCGTTTTGGAATTCAAACAAGAGGGGGGTGTTCTTGTGCAGGAACTTATGGGCATTTTTTATTAAATGTAGATCAAGAAACGTCTAACAGAATTAAGGACCAAATTTTACACGGTTGTAATACAGAGAAACCAGGTTGGGTTCGTTTGTCTGTGCATCCAACAATTACAAATAAAGAATTGGAATATATATGCAATTCTTTAAAAGAATTATCTAAAAATATCGAAAATTGGTCTAAAGATTACGAATATCATCCAATTAAAAACGATTATGCACATAAAACTGTAGCAGCAATCGAGCATCAATTGGTAAACGATTGGTTTTATAAAGATTAG
- a CDS encoding lysophospholipid acyltransferase family protein: MQFLVFALTYPIIWILSRLPMRLLYIKSDVLYFLIYHVIGYRKTVVLENLKLAFPEKPEEELLKIRKKFFKHLIDLMMESVKAFSISEKEILKRYKYKNPELVNSYAKQGRNIALVGAHQANWEWSVTMPLVLDITVYGTYAQLQNKYFEKKIYKSRKRFGIDGFDTSNTIKGMQSNFSKGLRGAYILLSDQSPQPHKTYYWREFFNIKVPVHTGAEMLSKRFNLVVINYVAKKVKRGYYEIEFQLITEAPKEFKNYKITDLYTKLTEKNILDQPEFYLWSHKRFKHRDKVPKEFL, translated from the coding sequence ATGCAATTTCTTGTTTTTGCACTTACATACCCTATTATTTGGATACTCTCGAGACTACCAATGAGATTATTATATATAAAGTCTGATGTTTTGTACTTTCTGATCTATCATGTTATTGGCTATAGAAAAACCGTTGTTTTAGAGAATTTGAAATTGGCTTTTCCAGAAAAACCTGAAGAAGAACTTTTAAAAATTAGAAAAAAATTCTTTAAACATTTAATCGATTTAATGATGGAAAGTGTAAAAGCTTTCTCTATTTCTGAAAAAGAAATTTTAAAACGGTACAAGTATAAAAATCCAGAATTAGTAAATTCGTATGCCAAACAAGGAAGAAATATCGCTTTGGTTGGAGCGCATCAAGCAAATTGGGAATGGTCTGTAACCATGCCATTGGTATTAGACATTACTGTTTACGGAACATACGCACAACTTCAAAATAAATACTTCGAAAAGAAAATTTACAAGTCTCGAAAAAGATTTGGTATCGATGGTTTTGATACTTCGAATACGATAAAGGGAATGCAAAGTAATTTCAGTAAAGGTTTAAGAGGTGCATATATTTTATTAAGTGATCAATCTCCACAACCTCACAAAACCTATTATTGGCGAGAATTTTTTAATATAAAAGTTCCAGTGCATACAGGTGCAGAAATGCTTTCGAAAAGATTTAATTTAGTAGTGATCAACTACGTTGCAAAAAAAGTAAAAAGAGGTTATTACGAAATAGAATTTCAGTTAATAACGGAAGCTCCAAAAGAATTTAAAAATTATAAAATTACAGATTTATATACTAAGTTAACAGAAAAAAACATCTTAGACCAACCCGAATTCTATTTGTGGTCTCACAAACGATTTAAGCATAGAGATAAAGTGCCAAAAGAATTTTTATAA
- a CDS encoding metal-dependent hydrolase family protein, which yields MKKIFFLFCTLFLFQNLIAQTTHILCGKLIDTKSGKIELKKTIVIEKNKIVRVLNGYVTPKGKNAQTIDLKNKVVMPGLIDFHVHIEQEFDRNTRLNRYILNEADIAFNSVGFAKTTLLNGFTTVRDLGGTGVNISVRNAINAGKISGPRVFTAGKSLATTGGHADPTNGSSRVLTGNPGPKEGVVNSVEDAKKAVRQRYKNGADCIKITATGGVLSVAKSGDNPQFTIEEVKAICETAKDYGMHVAAHAHGDEGMQRAIIGGVKTIEHGTYMSDKTMELMKKHDAYLVPTITAGKEVEEKAKIAGFYPEIVVPKALAVGPQIQGTFAKAYKKGVGIAFGTDAGVFKHGNNGKEFGFMVEAGMPAMETIQSATITNAMLLKMENEIGQIQKGFYADIIAVDEDPTKNISTMENVVFVMKNGVVYKISNN from the coding sequence ATGAAAAAAATATTCTTTCTTTTTTGCACACTATTTCTTTTTCAAAACTTAATAGCGCAAACCACACATATTTTATGCGGAAAATTAATCGATACAAAATCAGGAAAAATCGAATTAAAAAAAACAATTGTTATCGAAAAAAACAAAATTGTTCGTGTTTTAAACGGTTATGTAACACCTAAAGGTAAAAATGCCCAAACAATTGATTTAAAAAATAAAGTGGTAATGCCAGGTTTAATAGATTTTCATGTACATATAGAACAAGAATTCGATAGAAATACACGCTTAAATCGGTATATTTTAAATGAAGCAGATATTGCCTTTAATTCAGTAGGGTTTGCAAAAACAACGTTGTTAAATGGTTTTACAACAGTGCGCGATTTGGGTGGAACTGGTGTAAATATTTCCGTTAGAAATGCCATAAATGCAGGTAAAATTTCAGGACCAAGAGTGTTTACCGCTGGTAAATCTTTGGCAACTACAGGAGGTCATGCAGATCCAACAAACGGAAGCAGTAGGGTTTTAACTGGCAATCCTGGGCCTAAAGAAGGCGTTGTAAACTCTGTAGAAGATGCAAAAAAAGCGGTAAGACAGCGTTACAAAAATGGGGCAGATTGTATTAAAATTACTGCAACTGGTGGCGTTTTAAGTGTGGCGAAATCTGGTGACAATCCGCAATTTACAATCGAAGAAGTAAAAGCTATTTGCGAAACTGCCAAAGATTATGGAATGCATGTTGCTGCACACGCCCATGGAGATGAAGGTATGCAAAGAGCCATCATTGGAGGCGTAAAAACCATAGAACATGGAACGTATATGAGTGACAAAACGATGGAACTTATGAAAAAACACGATGCCTATTTGGTACCAACAATTACTGCAGGAAAAGAAGTAGAAGAGAAGGCAAAAATAGCTGGATTTTACCCCGAAATTGTGGTGCCAAAAGCCTTGGCAGTTGGCCCGCAAATTCAAGGAACTTTTGCAAAAGCGTATAAAAAAGGTGTTGGAATTGCATTTGGTACAGATGCAGGAGTTTTTAAGCATGGTAATAATGGCAAAGAATTTGGGTTTATGGTAGAAGCAGGAATGCCAGCAATGGAAACCATACAATCTGCCACAATTACAAACGCGATGTTATTAAAAATGGAAAATGAAATCGGACAAATACAAAAAGGTTTTTATGCCGATATTATTGCTGTGGATGAAGACCCAACAAAAAACATCTCTACAATGGAAAACGTGGTTTTTGTAATGAAAAATGGTGTGGTTTATAAAATATCTAACAATTAA
- a CDS encoding SDR family NAD(P)-dependent oxidoreductase translates to MKNIVITGTSRGIGFELAQQFAENGHRVLAISRNSKPLKDINHKNITVLSVDISNRKDLQKVTNFIKNNWPKVDILVNNAGKLVNKPFTEISSQEFLEVYKVNVFAVAEITKLTIPYLQKGSHVVTISSMGGIQGSMKFPGLAAYSSAKGAVITLSELLAEEYKEQQIAFNVLALGAVQTEMLAEAFPGYQAPLSAKEMADYIFNFALNGNKFYNGKVLQVSSSTP, encoded by the coding sequence ATGAAAAACATTGTTATTACAGGTACAAGTAGAGGAATTGGTTTTGAATTGGCGCAACAATTCGCAGAAAATGGCCATCGAGTTTTAGCCATTTCAAGAAATTCGAAACCTTTAAAAGACATCAACCATAAAAATATAACAGTACTTTCTGTAGATATTTCAAATCGTAAAGATTTGCAAAAAGTAACTAATTTTATTAAAAACAATTGGCCTAAAGTTGATATTTTAGTGAATAACGCTGGTAAATTAGTAAACAAACCCTTCACCGAAATTTCTTCGCAAGAATTCTTAGAGGTTTATAAAGTAAATGTGTTTGCAGTTGCAGAAATTACCAAATTAACGATTCCGTATTTGCAAAAAGGAAGTCATGTGGTTACCATAAGTTCTATGGGAGGTATTCAAGGAAGCATGAAATTTCCTGGTTTGGCAGCCTACTCGTCTGCAAAAGGAGCCGTAATTACATTATCAGAATTACTAGCAGAAGAATATAAAGAACAACAAATTGCTTTTAATGTTTTGGCTTTAGGAGCAGTACAAACCGAAATGTTAGCAGAAGCTTTTCCTGGTTATCAAGCCCCACTTTCGGCAAAAGAAATGGCAGATTATATATTTAATTTCGCTTTAAACGGAAATAAATTTTACAATGGTAAAGTTTTACAAGTTTCTTCGTCAACACCATAA